Proteins encoded within one genomic window of Elusimicrobiota bacterium:
- a CDS encoding NifU family protein: MRITAGVSPSDPRVCSFSLDRSLISGSALCRNSEGAQGSPLFEHLFALPGVVQVWAAGDRVTVACAEAQPWELAAKTIAKAIRASLVDAQTRGIPPVIQTILSTTDLTEKVRTVLNAEVNPGLAQHGGKAELVAMENGVALVRLTGGCQGCGAAKMTLSYGIEQSLRAKIPELQGVRDVTDHAAGERPYYSGEGRSPFEQ, encoded by the coding sequence GTGCGCATTACCGCCGGGGTTTCTCCTTCCGATCCGCGTGTTTGTTCCTTCAGCCTGGACCGCTCCCTCATTTCCGGATCTGCCCTTTGTCGGAATTCCGAAGGGGCTCAGGGGTCGCCTTTGTTTGAGCACCTTTTCGCCCTGCCGGGAGTTGTTCAAGTGTGGGCGGCGGGCGATCGCGTCACGGTGGCCTGCGCGGAAGCTCAACCCTGGGAATTGGCCGCCAAAACCATCGCCAAAGCCATTCGGGCGTCTCTTGTGGACGCCCAAACCCGCGGGATTCCCCCCGTGATTCAAACGATTCTTTCCACGACGGATTTGACGGAAAAAGTTCGAACGGTGTTGAACGCTGAGGTGAACCCGGGTCTGGCTCAACACGGGGGGAAGGCCGAACTTGTGGCGATGGAAAACGGGGTGGCTTTGGTTCGGTTGACCGGCGGGTGTCAGGGGTGTGGGGCGGCAAAGATGACTTTGTCTTACGGGATTGAGCAGTCCCTGCGGGCCAAGATCCCTGAACTTCAGGGGGTCCGGGACGTGACGGACCATGCCGCAGGGGAACGTCCTTATTACAGCGGGGAGGGACGGAGTCCGTTCGAACAATGA
- a CDS encoding ABC transporter ATP-binding protein, which yields MSVLSVEKVGFAYPKSNGDRPFVLEDVSFQLGRGEMWGILGPNGAGKSTLLRLLIKAIAPRTGKITLEGDPLESLEQMEVARRAAWVPQELDSLFILTVEEMVRLGRFCRTGAWGRLGQEDRLQVERALEETDLMDYRHRPVNHLSGGERRRVLLARALAQEPSLLLLDEPTAHLDPGHQAGLVTVVDRLRRDRGLAVIAILHDVSLAMSWCPSVLLLKGGRTQAQGPAAQVITSENLRAVYGLESVLYPPTAGHPGTIQFIQQTTQRTSQ from the coding sequence ATGAGCGTTCTTTCGGTTGAGAAGGTGGGGTTCGCCTACCCGAAATCGAATGGGGATCGCCCCTTTGTTTTGGAGGATGTGAGTTTTCAATTGGGGCGGGGGGAAATGTGGGGCATTTTGGGGCCGAACGGGGCGGGAAAATCGACTCTGCTTCGACTTCTCATCAAAGCGATAGCGCCTCGAACGGGAAAAATAACGTTGGAAGGTGATCCCCTGGAATCCCTCGAGCAAATGGAAGTGGCGCGTCGAGCGGCTTGGGTTCCCCAGGAGTTGGATTCTTTATTTATCTTAACTGTGGAGGAGATGGTTCGGCTCGGCCGGTTTTGCCGCACGGGAGCTTGGGGGCGGTTGGGCCAAGAAGATCGTCTTCAGGTGGAACGGGCGTTGGAAGAAACCGATTTAATGGACTATCGCCATCGGCCCGTCAATCACCTTTCGGGAGGGGAACGGCGTCGCGTTCTTTTAGCGCGGGCTTTGGCCCAGGAACCTTCCCTTTTGTTATTGGACGAACCCACCGCCCATTTAGACCCTGGCCATCAGGCCGGATTGGTAACGGTGGTGGATCGCCTGCGCCGGGACCGGGGTCTGGCTGTTATTGCCATTTTGCATGACGTAAGTTTGGCCATGTCGTGGTGCCCCTCGGTCCTTTTGTTAAAAGGCGGTCGAACCCAGGCCCAGGGGCCCGCCGCTCAGGTGATCACGTCCGAAAACCTACGGGCCGTTTACGGGCTCGAGTCTGTTCTTTACCCCCCGACGGCAGGGCACCCGGGGACCATCCAATTTATTCAACAAACCACACAAAGGACTTCACAATGA
- a CDS encoding P-loop NTPase — translation MSTPTDTVFQPSPEALQARKGPSFRRPGPDALANVRNLVAVGSGKGGVGKSTVTTNLAVALQKMGAKVAVLDADIYGPSQPGLMGAGGTRAESENEQMKPLNRHGIGFMSIGLVMPQDGPVVWRAPMAMKALFQFLNNVQWGDLDYLLIDLPPGTGDVQLTIAQQAPLTGSIVVTTPQDVALNVARKGLQMFQQVKVPILGVVENMSGFVCTNCGTEHLVFKKEGGRVLAQEAGTAFLGRIPLETDIMTGGDAGEPLLVRNPETGAARSFLDLARNFEHEVARTNGAPLADEPKNVAIGLDGDLRIEWADGHPGQNAAWGLRVNCPCAGCVDEDTGKRVLDPKRIPLDIKISEVHPVGRYGVGIAFSDSHNTGIFKFDILRAACECPDCVAKKGDSTGSFSV, via the coding sequence ATGTCTACCCCGACCGATACGGTGTTTCAACCTTCCCCTGAAGCTCTTCAAGCCCGGAAAGGGCCCTCGTTTCGTCGGCCAGGGCCTGACGCGTTGGCGAACGTGCGGAACCTCGTTGCGGTGGGGAGTGGGAAAGGCGGGGTAGGGAAATCCACGGTGACGACCAATTTGGCGGTGGCGCTCCAGAAAATGGGGGCCAAGGTGGCGGTGTTGGACGCTGATATTTATGGGCCCAGTCAGCCGGGTTTGATGGGGGCTGGGGGCACTCGCGCCGAATCTGAAAATGAGCAGATGAAACCCTTGAATCGGCATGGGATTGGATTTATGTCCATTGGGTTGGTGATGCCCCAGGATGGGCCTGTGGTCTGGCGGGCGCCCATGGCCATGAAAGCGCTTTTTCAATTTTTGAACAACGTCCAGTGGGGGGATTTGGACTATCTCTTGATCGATCTTCCCCCGGGAACCGGGGATGTTCAACTGACCATTGCCCAGCAGGCGCCCCTGACCGGGTCGATTGTTGTGACGACGCCTCAGGATGTGGCGCTCAACGTGGCCCGGAAAGGGCTTCAAATGTTTCAGCAGGTGAAAGTCCCCATTTTGGGTGTGGTGGAGAACATGAGCGGGTTCGTTTGTACGAACTGCGGAACAGAACATTTGGTGTTTAAGAAAGAGGGAGGCCGGGTGTTGGCCCAGGAGGCGGGCACGGCGTTTTTAGGACGGATTCCCCTGGAAACCGACATCATGACCGGTGGCGACGCGGGCGAACCGTTGTTGGTGCGCAACCCCGAGACGGGGGCGGCCCGGTCGTTCCTCGACTTGGCGCGAAACTTTGAGCATGAGGTGGCGCGGACCAACGGTGCGCCTTTGGCCGACGAACCTAAAAACGTGGCCATCGGTCTTGACGGTGATTTGCGAATTGAATGGGCTGACGGTCATCCGGGCCAGAACGCGGCCTGGGGATTGCGGGTGAACTGCCCCTGCGCCGGATGTGTGGACGAAGATACGGGAAAACGCGTGTTGGATCCGAAGCGGATTCCCTTGGACATCAAAATTTCCGAGGTCCATCCGGTGGGCCGTTACGGTGTGGGCATTGCCTTCTCGGACAGTCACAACACGGGGATCTTTAAATTCGATATCCTGCGGGCGGCCTGTGAGTGCCCCGATTGCGTTGCTAAAAAAGGGGATTCGACGGGTAGTTTTTCGGTTTAA
- a CDS encoding TonB-dependent receptor produces the protein MKKKWIAALTLATWMPALFWAETPLVVREEEEEGLFFSLTRKGEGGASLPSQRSVVTKAEIERSGARNLSEALDLVPGAVFNRTGTVGANTTIRLRGTPASNQVQILIDDQPIGGIAIQGVDLSQIPVNDIERIEIVRGGSSVLYGANAIGGLVNVITRKHQGETPVTNIGMSYGSFNSQMYQGDFGVASGPFEGFLSAGRTLSDGFQENSDFDGINVSGRGAYSFGSGNNVSLTISRVDTEVGTPGATPVPLGEWDGKKEQMALDTTSRVDQKHTRARLKADVPLGEWAVFKPMVFFGQTAYQYTSLTYPSDHQDKVKGADMHLQTVHGTVLGGSYERDEHEASGESGVHVTNWGLYAQQEIRFGSLKLDPAIRLDQHSTFGNTYNPRVGFVWDATKKLKVSATAARSFRAPTFLDLYSPYGSNPDLNPETAWSYDTGVEFSGSSGNGVRVTGFYTKMKDRIVFASVTINEPTAELSGFELESFNRYKAISSRISYAYIRAIGSSQGSSKNESLSRTPRHTASQELLFSLPDGWTGRNALRYVDDQYEKSGEKGLKMPSYTLWDMGITKKILSTELTFTVENITNKHYAESIGYNNNAPYGAHHIPQPGRTFRFDVTMRFLN, from the coding sequence ATGAAAAAGAAATGGATCGCCGCACTCACTCTAGCCACATGGATGCCCGCTCTCTTCTGGGCCGAAACACCTCTTGTTGTCAGAGAAGAAGAGGAAGAGGGGCTGTTTTTTTCTTTGACGCGGAAGGGCGAAGGGGGTGCGTCACTGCCCTCTCAACGATCGGTGGTGACCAAAGCTGAAATAGAACGTTCCGGGGCCCGTAACCTGAGTGAGGCTTTGGATCTTGTTCCCGGGGCGGTTTTTAACCGGACGGGGACCGTGGGGGCGAACACAACGATTCGGCTTCGCGGGACCCCCGCGTCGAACCAGGTTCAAATTTTGATCGATGACCAACCCATCGGGGGTATCGCTATTCAAGGGGTCGATTTGTCCCAAATCCCCGTGAACGATATTGAGCGCATTGAAATCGTTCGCGGAGGGTCGTCTGTCCTATATGGGGCCAATGCCATTGGCGGGTTGGTTAATGTGATCACTCGAAAACACCAAGGCGAAACGCCCGTTACGAACATAGGAATGTCCTATGGTTCTTTCAATTCCCAAATGTATCAGGGGGATTTCGGTGTGGCTTCCGGACCCTTTGAAGGGTTTCTTTCGGCGGGACGTACGCTGTCGGATGGGTTCCAAGAAAATTCTGATTTTGATGGGATCAATGTGTCTGGAAGAGGGGCCTATTCATTCGGTTCCGGAAACAATGTTTCTCTCACGATTTCCCGGGTGGATACCGAGGTGGGAACGCCGGGGGCAACCCCAGTGCCTCTGGGGGAATGGGATGGGAAAAAGGAACAGATGGCCCTCGACACCACGTCTCGCGTCGATCAAAAACATACGCGGGCGCGCCTGAAAGCGGATGTCCCTCTGGGCGAATGGGCGGTGTTTAAACCCATGGTTTTCTTCGGTCAAACGGCGTATCAATACACCTCATTAACATACCCATCGGACCACCAAGATAAGGTCAAAGGGGCCGACATGCACCTTCAGACGGTTCATGGGACAGTTCTGGGTGGAAGTTATGAACGGGATGAACATGAGGCCAGCGGAGAGTCCGGTGTTCATGTGACCAATTGGGGGCTGTACGCTCAGCAGGAGATACGTTTCGGATCCCTGAAATTGGATCCGGCCATTCGCCTGGATCAGCACAGCACGTTCGGAAACACTTACAACCCGCGTGTGGGCTTTGTTTGGGACGCCACGAAGAAATTAAAGGTTTCCGCCACGGCGGCGCGATCATTTCGCGCGCCGACTTTTTTGGACCTTTATTCGCCCTATGGTTCAAACCCGGATTTAAATCCCGAGACTGCCTGGTCCTATGATACCGGGGTGGAATTTTCCGGAAGTTCAGGAAATGGGGTTCGGGTCACAGGGTTCTATACAAAGATGAAAGACCGAATCGTTTTTGCGAGTGTTACTATCAATGAACCAACGGCAGAACTTTCAGGGTTCGAACTGGAATCGTTTAATCGATACAAAGCGATTTCAAGCCGGATCTCCTATGCCTATATTCGAGCGATCGGGAGTTCCCAAGGATCATCGAAAAATGAATCCCTGTCCCGGACCCCCCGCCACACCGCGTCTCAAGAGCTTTTGTTCAGCCTGCCTGACGGATGGACGGGACGAAACGCCCTCCGTTACGTGGATGATCAATACGAAAAAAGTGGGGAGAAGGGATTAAAGATGCCCTCCTATACCCTGTGGGATATGGGGATTACCAAAAAGATCTTAAGCAC
- a CDS encoding NAD-dependent malic enzyme, protein MLNRWMKDESGDDVVDVALSGASLLEDPLLNKGSGFPADERRLFNLEGLLPPHISTWEEQLLRTYGNFTAKSADIDRHVFLTSLQDRNETLFYGLIQTHIREMMPIIYTPVVGEACRHYSRMYRRPRGLYLSYPDRDRMDTMLANVPHAEVEVIVVTDGERILGLGDLGMNGMGIPIGKLSLYTLCAGIHPAVTLPIVLDVGTNNQELLGDPLYLGWRHERVRGAEYDAFIERFVSAVKKRWPLVLLQWEDFAKGNAARLLEKYQNQLCTFNDDIQGTGAVSAAGVMAAVRALGGKMLDQRVVILGAGSAAMGIGDQIVMAMLQEGGDGEAALAAARSKIWLVDSQGLVSLDRENLEPGKKRFAQFPSRMADWTVANRGRIDFAETVRYACPTILIGTSAQPGVFTKEIVLEMGRHSPRPIIFPLSNPTSKCEATPEDLLAWTEGRALVATGSPYSPVTVGNKIRVIGQCNNAYIFPGMGLGVTASGARRVTDEMFFAAARTLADLSPAIQDPDASLFPDLSTIRDVSYQVALSVAQMAQSQGHADPLPINELERRVRAKTWIPRYARYRLGAGEGMDTHTV, encoded by the coding sequence ATGTTGAACCGTTGGATGAAAGACGAGTCCGGGGATGACGTGGTGGATGTTGCTTTGTCCGGGGCGTCACTGCTGGAAGATCCTCTGCTGAATAAGGGGAGTGGTTTCCCGGCGGACGAGCGGCGCTTGTTTAATTTAGAAGGGCTTCTCCCACCCCATATTTCGACGTGGGAAGAGCAACTCCTCCGCACCTATGGAAACTTTACGGCGAAATCTGCCGACATTGATCGCCACGTTTTTCTGACGTCGCTCCAAGATCGAAATGAAACCCTCTTTTATGGTTTGATTCAAACCCACATTCGGGAAATGATGCCCATCATTTATACGCCCGTGGTGGGGGAAGCTTGTCGCCATTACAGCCGGATGTATCGTCGTCCCCGGGGGCTCTATTTAAGTTACCCCGATCGGGATCGGATGGACACCATGTTGGCGAACGTCCCCCACGCCGAAGTTGAAGTTATTGTGGTCACGGATGGGGAGCGGATCCTCGGGTTGGGTGATTTGGGAATGAACGGGATGGGTATCCCGATCGGGAAGCTAAGCCTGTACACCCTTTGCGCGGGCATTCATCCGGCGGTGACACTTCCGATCGTTCTGGACGTGGGGACCAACAACCAGGAGCTGTTGGGAGATCCCCTTTATTTGGGCTGGCGGCATGAGCGGGTGCGTGGGGCGGAATACGACGCCTTCATCGAGCGGTTTGTGAGTGCGGTGAAGAAAAGATGGCCCTTGGTCCTCTTGCAATGGGAAGATTTTGCCAAGGGCAACGCCGCGCGGTTACTTGAAAAGTACCAAAACCAACTGTGCACGTTTAATGACGACATTCAGGGGACAGGGGCTGTCTCGGCCGCGGGTGTGATGGCGGCGGTTCGGGCTTTGGGTGGAAAAATGCTGGACCAGCGGGTGGTCATATTGGGAGCGGGCTCCGCCGCCATGGGGATTGGGGATCAGATCGTCATGGCCATGTTGCAGGAGGGCGGTGACGGGGAAGCCGCTCTCGCCGCCGCGCGATCAAAAATTTGGTTGGTGGACAGCCAGGGCTTGGTCTCCCTGGATCGTGAGAATCTTGAACCAGGAAAAAAACGGTTTGCCCAATTCCCCTCACGCATGGCCGACTGGACCGTGGCGAACCGCGGCCGAATCGATTTTGCAGAAACAGTTCGCTACGCTTGTCCAACGATCCTGATTGGGACCTCAGCTCAACCGGGGGTTTTTACCAAGGAGATTGTGTTGGAGATGGGGCGGCATTCTCCGCGTCCCATCATTTTCCCCTTATCGAACCCCACTTCCAAATGTGAAGCAACTCCTGAAGATCTTTTGGCCTGGACCGAGGGCCGTGCTCTGGTGGCCACGGGAAGCCCTTACTCTCCTGTGACCGTTGGGAATAAAATTCGGGTCATCGGCCAATGCAACAACGCCTACATTTTCCCGGGCATGGGGTTGGGTGTCACGGCCAGCGGGGCGCGTCGCGTGACAGACGAAATGTTTTTTGCCGCCGCGCGAACCTTGGCGGATCTCTCTCCCGCGATCCAGGACCCCGACGCCTCTCTTTTCCCGGACCTCTCCACCATTCGTGACGTGTCTTACCAGGTTGCTCTGTCCGTGGCTCAAATGGCCCAATCTCAGGGACACGCCGATCCTTTACCGATTAATGAACTGGAAAGGCGCGTTCGTGCGAAAACCTGGATTCCCCGTTACGCTCGCTATCGACTGGGGGCAGGGGAAGGGATGGATACGCACACGGTGTGA
- a CDS encoding ABC transporter substrate-binding protein has product MNSRKYFGSFVWGIVGFFLISLCCPLGAMGPQRVASLLPSHSEIVVVLDAGDSLVGVSDAERADAFPSALRVGGLVPRWEVLVALTPDLILADSAHEKFQSDFERFHLPVRFFPATHVKSIEDVFDLIESLGNVLDRKSEAEVLLARLRSELASLDAGVPRDSRPRVFFEIWPRPLQGVGPVSLQGHLLSRAGFENIVPETRNEMPLLSSEWVAGARPDVILHTGITSREQIVARAGWKQIPAVQRGQVIAVNQDLFSRAGPGIVDALAELHRIRLDVKP; this is encoded by the coding sequence TTGAACAGTCGAAAATATTTCGGATCCTTCGTTTGGGGGATAGTGGGATTTTTTCTTATCTCACTTTGCTGTCCGTTAGGGGCCATGGGGCCCCAGCGTGTGGCGAGCTTGCTTCCGTCCCATTCTGAAATTGTGGTGGTTTTGGATGCGGGGGACTCTTTGGTGGGCGTTTCGGACGCGGAACGGGCAGACGCGTTTCCTTCCGCTCTTCGGGTGGGGGGGCTGGTTCCCCGCTGGGAGGTCCTTGTGGCTCTGACCCCGGACCTGATTTTGGCGGACAGTGCTCACGAAAAGTTTCAATCGGATTTCGAACGGTTTCACCTTCCTGTCCGATTTTTCCCCGCGACCCATGTGAAATCAATTGAGGATGTCTTTGATTTGATCGAATCGCTGGGAAATGTTTTAGACCGGAAATCCGAAGCGGAAGTTTTGCTCGCCCGGCTTCGTTCGGAACTGGCGTCTTTGGATGCCGGGGTTCCTCGTGATTCGCGGCCTCGGGTTTTCTTTGAAATCTGGCCCCGTCCGCTCCAGGGGGTGGGGCCCGTGAGTTTGCAAGGGCATTTACTTTCCCGGGCGGGATTTGAAAACATCGTTCCGGAAACGCGCAACGAGATGCCTTTACTTTCTTCCGAATGGGTGGCCGGGGCTCGCCCGGACGTTATCCTTCACACCGGAATTACATCGCGGGAACAGATTGTGGCCCGGGCTGGGTGGAAACAGATTCCCGCGGTGCAACGGGGGCAGGTGATCGCGGTGAATCAAGATCTTTTTTCCCGGGCAGGGCCAGGGATTGTGGATGCCTTGGCGGAACTTCATCGTATCCGTTTGGATGTAAAGCCATGA
- the pabB gene encoding aminodeoxychorismate synthase component I — MPQGNVLITAGRDGVRSNNDRPGDLNHVSNPTALFESRDSSLKGWSGSFGRPRAVRQADSFNQVRPLLRFVEDHVRAGRWGVILLSYEGASALHSSLTTQRSGSFPLAWGAVFDGPQTNFPLSENKFQHSPWRPALASDPYRRTVRRIQNRIARGDTYQVNFTFPLRARWAGDPRAWYQRLAEAQGAPYSAYVDMGRWKILSLSPELFFEKQGSLLTVRPMKGSAPRGRWEKEDDSFARTLRASAKERAENVMIVDLLRNDLGKIAQTGTLRTTRLFQPEPYPTLWQMTSEIKARLRPGVGLVEILEATFPSGSVTGAPKRKTMEIIREMESSPRGLYTGTLGLLPPEGPWTFSVGIRTVTLDTKTGRAVCPVGSGITAVARPSAEYRECLLKGDFLKTPPFQLIETFRLENGQWFLRNGHLQRLQKSADRLGFRYDPVYLRTLLDETANRYLTGSWKVRLLLFRGGEGRVEVDKLLPVARPWRVVLARKPVDERDLFLYHKTTNRAVYVRQRGAHPEADDVILLNRQGELTESTIANLVLEFNGKRYTPPVRCGLLNGVLRDHLVRRGRIQERVLTRADLRRADRVFLINSVRKWIPVEIC; from the coding sequence ATGCCGCAGGGGAACGTCCTTATTACAGCGGGGAGGGACGGAGTCCGTTCGAACAATGATCGGCCGGGGGATCTGAATCACGTGTCAAACCCCACGGCCCTTTTCGAGTCTCGTGATTCCTCTTTAAAGGGCTGGTCGGGTTCTTTTGGCCGGCCTCGGGCGGTTCGACAGGCGGATTCTTTTAATCAAGTTCGGCCCCTCCTTCGTTTTGTCGAAGATCACGTGCGGGCCGGTCGGTGGGGGGTGATTCTCCTCTCCTATGAAGGGGCCTCGGCACTCCATTCATCCTTGACAACACAGCGGTCAGGCTCTTTCCCGTTGGCTTGGGGGGCGGTGTTCGATGGGCCCCAAACCAACTTTCCTCTCTCCGAAAATAAATTCCAGCATTCCCCTTGGCGGCCCGCCCTCGCTTCGGATCCCTACCGGCGGACTGTTCGGCGTATTCAAAACAGGATTGCTCGGGGGGACACCTACCAGGTCAATTTCACTTTTCCCTTGCGGGCCCGATGGGCGGGCGATCCCCGGGCTTGGTATCAGCGTTTGGCGGAAGCCCAGGGGGCCCCTTACTCCGCCTATGTGGATATGGGCCGTTGGAAAATACTCAGTTTGTCCCCGGAACTCTTTTTTGAAAAGCAGGGATCCCTTTTAACCGTCCGACCCATGAAAGGGTCCGCCCCTCGGGGGCGGTGGGAGAAAGAAGATGATTCCTTTGCGCGGACGCTTCGGGCGAGCGCGAAAGAACGGGCGGAGAACGTGATGATTGTCGATCTGCTCCGGAACGATTTGGGAAAGATCGCCCAAACGGGAACCTTGCGGACCACCCGGCTGTTTCAACCGGAACCTTACCCCACCCTTTGGCAAATGACCTCTGAAATTAAAGCCCGTCTTCGCCCGGGTGTCGGTTTGGTTGAAATTTTAGAAGCCACTTTCCCCAGCGGTTCTGTGACCGGGGCACCAAAACGGAAGACCATGGAAATTATTCGGGAGATGGAGTCGTCCCCGCGCGGGCTTTACACGGGGACCTTGGGACTCCTTCCCCCGGAGGGGCCCTGGACGTTCAGTGTGGGGATTCGTACGGTGACCTTGGACACGAAAACGGGCCGTGCCGTCTGCCCTGTGGGAAGCGGTATCACCGCCGTCGCCAGGCCCTCCGCCGAATACCGTGAATGCCTCTTGAAAGGGGATTTTTTAAAAACGCCCCCGTTTCAGTTGATCGAAACTTTTCGGTTGGAAAACGGCCAATGGTTTTTACGGAACGGGCATTTGCAGCGGCTTCAGAAATCGGCGGACCGGTTGGGGTTTCGGTACGACCCTGTCTATCTGAGGACGTTGTTGGATGAAACCGCCAACCGATACCTGACGGGGAGTTGGAAGGTTCGGCTCCTTTTGTTCCGGGGTGGGGAAGGGCGAGTGGAGGTTGACAAGCTTTTGCCTGTGGCCCGCCCGTGGCGCGTGGTGTTGGCGCGAAAACCGGTGGACGAACGGGACCTATTCCTCTATCATAAGACGACGAACCGTGCGGTGTACGTGCGTCAACGGGGCGCCCATCCGGAAGCGGACGACGTCATTTTGTTGAACCGACAAGGGGAACTTACCGAGTCGACCATCGCGAACCTGGTGCTTGAATTCAACGGAAAGAGATACACCCCGCCTGTTCGGTGCGGCCTTTTAAACGGGGTATTGCGTGACCACCTGGTGCGTCGGGGGCGGATTCAGGAACGGGTTCTCACGCGGGCGGACCTTCGTCGGGCGGATCGTGTTTTTCTGATCAATTCCGTCCGAAAATGGATTCCGGTGGAAATATGTTAA
- a CDS encoding iron ABC transporter permease, translated as MKHRGIVGLVLLVGGGVAMGALALGSVPLPGGFWNSLVTPGIGRDILFDIRLPRILLAGAVGALLSAAGCALQGLLRNPLADPYLLGVSGGAALGSAIGLLIGLSQPPAAMAGAFLALAAVLMLSRGGGAPSATLMILAGAALHAFTSSILIFILSQARREESAGILFWLLGSLESPTYGRLIPLLSLAVMVLGGLLALAPALNLLSLGEEPARALGLSTSKFRWAAVLLCAGATGLAVTLNGVIPFVGLVVPHTARLLVGFDNRAALPTSAFLGAALVIGADALGRSILAPQEIPVGVVTALVGAPFFLLLLRRERRKLG; from the coding sequence ATGAAACACCGCGGTATCGTGGGGTTGGTACTTTTGGTGGGGGGTGGTGTGGCCATGGGGGCTTTGGCCCTCGGATCGGTTCCGTTGCCCGGTGGGTTTTGGAACTCCCTGGTGACGCCCGGTATTGGGCGGGACATTCTGTTCGATATCCGTTTGCCGCGAATTCTTCTGGCGGGTGCGGTGGGGGCCCTTCTCTCCGCCGCCGGGTGCGCGCTCCAGGGGTTGCTTCGGAACCCCTTGGCGGATCCCTACCTTTTAGGGGTGTCCGGTGGTGCGGCTCTGGGATCGGCCATCGGCCTCCTGATTGGACTGTCCCAACCCCCGGCGGCCATGGCGGGGGCGTTCCTGGCTTTGGCGGCGGTGTTGATGCTCTCCCGTGGCGGGGGAGCGCCGAGCGCCACGCTCATGATATTGGCCGGGGCGGCCTTGCACGCGTTCACCTCCTCCATCCTCATTTTTATTTTGTCACAGGCTCGTCGGGAAGAAAGCGCGGGGATCCTTTTTTGGCTTTTGGGAAGTCTGGAATCCCCTACCTACGGCCGGCTTATCCCTCTTCTTTCCCTTGCGGTGATGGTCTTGGGGGGGCTGCTCGCCTTGGCCCCGGCTTTGAACCTGTTGTCCTTGGGGGAAGAACCGGCCCGGGCGTTGGGCTTGTCCACTTCCAAGTTCCGGTGGGCGGCGGTGCTTCTTTGCGCGGGGGCCACGGGTTTAGCGGTGACGTTGAACGGCGTGATCCCCTTCGTGGGGTTGGTGGTTCCCCACACCGCCCGGCTCTTGGTGGGGTTTGATAACCGAGCGGCTTTGCCGACTTCGGCTTTTCTGGGTGCGGCACTGGTGATTGGCGCGGACGCCTTGGGCCGATCGATCTTGGCGCCCCAGGAAATTCCCGTGGGGGTGGTGACGGCCCTCGTGGGCGCGCCGTTTTTTCTGCTCCTTCTCCGTCGGGAAAGGAGGAAACTGGGATGA